Proteins encoded by one window of Ignavibacteriota bacterium:
- a CDS encoding glycoside hydrolase family 3 C-terminal domain-containing protein — MLNNIEIGNYKDSSLSSKERAEDLLNKMNLDEKISQMLCVWNQKKEMILDEKGNIDFEKMRKNFANGLGQVGRISDTNGGLSPVEMAEFANALQKFFVEETRLGIPIIIHEECLHGLAGKDATSYPQPIGLAATFNPELIEEIYSSVAEDTRKRGAHQALTPVLDVARDPRWGRVEETFGEDPHLIAQMSKGAIRGFQGDGTFKSKDKVLATLKHFAAHGQPESGSNCGPANFSERVLREVFLSPFKEVIEEEQPYSLMASYNEIDGIPSHANKWLLRKILRDEWKFKGFVVSDYYAITELGSKEETVSHNVAKDKVDAAYLAVKAGVNIELPEIDCYPNLKILIESGKISESEIDELVLPMLEAKFQLGLFEDPYVDPALIQNEIKLEKDRELALKAAHETITLLKNENNLLPLKLAEKSTIAVIGPNADRVMLGGYSGRPKYFSTVLNGVKAKVVEKYNVVYSEGCKITIGGSWNEDTVTPSDQNEDEKLIKEAVKTAENADAVILAIGGNEQTSREAWSKTHLGDRPNLELVGNQLELLKEIQKTGKPIVVVLFNGRPKSISYISQTVPSILECWYLGQESGNAIADVIFGDYNPSGKLPISIPRSVGHIPCHYNHKPSSRRGYLFDDITALYPFGFGLSYTKFSFSNLRVEKEKISLKEDVVVKVDVRNDGEKEGTEVVQLYIRDKVSSVTRPVKELKGFMKISLRPKEERTISFTLTQKAFAFNNVEMNYVVEPGEFELMVGNSSRDEDLLKNVIVVQ, encoded by the coding sequence ATGCTGAACAATATTGAAATTGGAAATTATAAAGATTCCAGTTTATCGTCTAAAGAAAGAGCTGAAGATTTATTGAATAAAATGAATCTCGATGAAAAAATCTCACAAATGCTATGTGTTTGGAATCAGAAGAAAGAAATGATTTTAGATGAAAAAGGAAATATTGATTTCGAAAAGATGAGAAAAAATTTCGCAAACGGTTTGGGACAAGTAGGAAGAATTAGCGATACCAACGGCGGTTTATCTCCGGTTGAAATGGCTGAGTTTGCAAACGCGCTTCAGAAATTTTTCGTTGAAGAAACGAGACTTGGAATTCCAATAATAATACATGAAGAATGTCTGCACGGCTTAGCCGGAAAAGACGCAACTAGTTATCCGCAGCCTATTGGATTGGCGGCAACTTTTAATCCCGAATTAATTGAAGAAATTTATTCATCAGTTGCGGAAGATACTAGGAAACGTGGAGCGCATCAAGCGCTTACTCCTGTTTTGGACGTTGCAAGAGATCCGAGATGGGGAAGAGTAGAAGAAACATTTGGCGAGGATCCGCACTTAATTGCGCAAATGAGTAAAGGTGCGATCAGAGGTTTTCAAGGCGACGGAACATTTAAAAGTAAAGATAAAGTTTTAGCTACTTTAAAACATTTTGCCGCTCATGGTCAGCCTGAATCTGGTTCAAACTGCGGACCAGCAAATTTTTCCGAACGTGTTCTGCGGGAAGTTTTTCTTTCACCTTTCAAAGAAGTTATTGAAGAAGAGCAGCCTTATTCATTAATGGCATCGTATAATGAAATCGACGGGATTCCGTCGCACGCAAATAAATGGTTATTAAGAAAAATATTGAGAGACGAATGGAAATTTAAAGGATTCGTTGTTTCCGATTATTATGCCATAACCGAATTGGGAAGCAAGGAGGAAACGGTTAGTCATAATGTGGCAAAAGATAAAGTCGATGCCGCATATTTAGCTGTAAAAGCCGGAGTAAATATCGAACTTCCCGAAATAGATTGTTATCCGAATCTGAAAATCTTAATTGAATCCGGAAAGATTAGCGAAAGTGAAATTGATGAATTGGTTCTGCCGATGCTGGAAGCAAAGTTTCAATTGGGATTGTTTGAAGATCCATATGTTGACCCGGCACTAATCCAAAATGAAATTAAATTGGAAAAAGACAGAGAGCTTGCGTTAAAAGCCGCTCATGAAACAATTACCTTGCTTAAAAATGAAAACAATCTTCTTCCGTTAAAATTAGCCGAAAAAAGTACAATTGCCGTAATAGGACCGAATGCTGATAGAGTAATGCTTGGTGGATATAGCGGAAGACCCAAATATTTTTCTACAGTTTTAAACGGAGTAAAAGCAAAAGTCGTTGAAAAATACAATGTAGTATATAGCGAAGGATGTAAAATAACTATCGGCGGATCGTGGAATGAAGATACCGTGACTCCTTCTGATCAAAATGAAGATGAAAAATTAATTAAAGAAGCGGTAAAAACTGCGGAAAATGCGGACGCAGTAATTTTAGCTATAGGCGGAAACGAACAAACATCAAGAGAAGCATGGAGTAAAACTCATCTAGGCGACAGACCGAATTTGGAATTGGTCGGAAATCAATTGGAACTTTTAAAAGAAATTCAAAAAACGGGAAAACCGATTGTGGTTGTTCTTTTTAACGGCAGACCAAAATCAATCAGTTATATATCGCAGACAGTTCCTTCAATTTTAGAATGTTGGTATTTGGGGCAAGAAAGCGGAAATGCGATTGCGGACGTTATCTTTGGAGATTATAATCCAAGCGGAAAATTGCCCATTTCAATACCCAGATCGGTTGGTCATATTCCTTGTCATTACAATCACAAACCTTCATCGAGACGCGGATATTTATTCGATGACATCACGGCACTTTATCCTTTTGGTTTCGGATTGAGCTATACGAAATTTTCATTTTCAAATCTTAGGGTTGAAAAAGAAAAAATTTCATTAAAGGAAGACGTTGTGGTTAAAGTGGATGTTAGAAACGATGGTGAAAAAGAAGGGACGGAAGTTGTTCAGCTTTATATAAGAGATAAAGTAAGTTCGGTAACGCGTCCGGTGAAAGAATTAAAAGGTTTTATGAAAATTAGTTTACGGCCAAAAGAAGAAAGGACGATTTCATTTACGCTTACACAGAAAGCATTCGCATTTAACAATGTTGAAATGAATTATGTTGTGGAACCCGGAGAATTTGAATTGATGGTAGGAAATTCATCCAGGGACGAAGATTTACTTAAAAATGTAATTGTTGTACAATAA
- a CDS encoding MFS transporter: MDKNSLNEAAISNGYASKSILSLKEKIGYSLGDAASNIYFQTFIIFLLNFYTDVFGIPAAAVGTMFLFTRIFDAVNDPLMGAIADRTNTKWGKFRPFIFFFGIPMVIMGVLTFTTPDYDISGKLIYAYITYNLLMVMYTIVNVPYSALMAVITPNSFERTELSSFRFVAAFIGGLIVQGSTIYLVKYFGNGNDAKGWQYAMGILGLLALLFLFITFITTKERVQPPKNQKIEVKKDLRDLFSNKAWLLIGGATIFQLIFIVVRSSSIVYYFKYYVLDQQLNIFGSTIDLPYATFTSSFLLTGTIFNIIGAILTKWISKKFDKRNTYVGCLLMSAVGSGAFYFLEPQNVILIYLINILISFSWGPVSVLQWAMYTDAADYSEWKNNRRATGLLMAASLFALKLGLTIGGAFVGYILAYYGFVANEAQSVETTNGIVLLMSFFPAVFGIIGALMMLFYPLTNKMMQKIESDLELRRNDEL, translated from the coding sequence ATGGATAAAAACTCCCTTAATGAAGCAGCTATTTCAAATGGATATGCCTCCAAATCAATTTTATCATTGAAAGAAAAAATTGGTTACAGTTTGGGAGATGCTGCTTCAAATATTTATTTCCAAACATTTATAATCTTTCTGTTGAACTTTTATACGGATGTTTTCGGAATTCCTGCCGCCGCTGTAGGCACAATGTTTTTATTCACCAGAATTTTTGACGCAGTTAATGATCCCTTAATGGGAGCAATAGCAGACAGGACAAATACAAAATGGGGAAAATTCAGACCGTTCATTTTCTTCTTCGGAATTCCAATGGTTATAATGGGCGTTCTTACTTTTACCACTCCTGATTACGACATCAGCGGAAAACTTATATATGCATATATCACATATAACTTATTAATGGTGATGTATACAATTGTAAATGTTCCATATTCAGCGCTCATGGCTGTAATTACCCCCAATTCTTTTGAACGCACAGAATTGTCGTCATTTAGATTTGTCGCCGCATTTATTGGCGGCTTGATTGTTCAAGGCTCAACAATATATCTTGTTAAATATTTTGGAAACGGAAACGACGCAAAAGGCTGGCAGTACGCAATGGGTATATTAGGATTACTTGCATTATTGTTTTTATTCATTACATTTATTACTACAAAAGAAAGAGTACAGCCTCCAAAGAATCAAAAGATTGAAGTAAAAAAAGATTTAAGAGATTTATTTTCTAATAAAGCTTGGCTGCTTATAGGCGGCGCTACCATTTTTCAATTAATCTTTATCGTTGTTAGAAGTTCTTCGATCGTTTATTATTTCAAATATTATGTTTTGGACCAGCAGCTGAATATTTTTGGCAGTACGATAGATTTACCTTATGCTACTTTTACTTCATCATTTTTACTCACTGGAACAATTTTCAATATAATCGGCGCAATTTTAACTAAATGGATATCCAAGAAATTTGATAAACGAAATACTTATGTCGGCTGTTTACTTATGAGTGCCGTAGGCAGCGGTGCATTTTATTTCTTAGAACCTCAAAATGTAATTCTGATATATCTAATTAATATCTTAATATCATTTTCTTGGGGACCAGTTTCAGTTTTACAATGGGCAATGTATACAGACGCGGCTGATTATTCCGAATGGAAAAATAATAGAAGAGCGACAGGATTATTGATGGCTGCTTCATTGTTCGCACTTAAGCTGGGTTTGACTATAGGCGGCGCATTTGTCGGATATATTTTAGCTTATTATGGATTTGTGGCTAACGAAGCTCAATCTGTTGAAACCACAAACGGAATCGTTTTGCTTATGAGCTTCTTCCCGGCAGTATTTGGAATCATCGGCGCATTGATGATGTTGTTCTATCCTTTAACAAATAAAATGATGCAAAAAATTGAAAGCGATTTAGAATTAAGAAGAAATGATGAATTGTAG
- a CDS encoding TonB-dependent receptor — protein MSINFIIYKNKLIPLICLIIFFTIPSIMLAQSGSIKGKVFDKSTSEDLFGANILVKGTSLGSASDMEGNYIIRNIPVGKYTIEISYIGYNTQTLEVNIVENKTLAQDFYLEFKTIESGTVTVTGQASGQLEAINRQLTSNTITNVVSSDQIRELPDDNAATALSRLPGVSLMNGDEVVIRGVESKLNQVLINGIQLPSTNMETRSTNLGFISSSMISSIEVIKAITPDMDANTIGGVINLKLMEAPADLHFDVLTQGNYNYSDRNYNNYKFWASVSDRFFENKFGVFVQANADRSDGGNQTASIALTRDGSSNLAYGQSAYLTNSANFGYYRSIIDIAGGSVIMDYKLPNGKIILQNTYAGNFTDQRNNSIGLDFNGTAVHYTVDRNKFGRDLWINALQAENNFGDFKVEASLAHSSTNQYTRNAYSPWGSGNGWTDFTNNSSFKAPFGVGSDGLPITYNSAAAQAGLTLERTYAIFDNLNAADADSATLEGWVSSVKNRFNQHLYNTSLDVSKPVNFSTDITATFKAGGKYVKTVRINDFDRTFSGSSDDDTYNKVENFFPIHRDAEHRMRLTDVLDDDFERGKNYLSDQYNFKNGFKNVINADIYDDWLYLAQTGWESSKKEDDSWRDDWNGSEAFAAGYIMGTFNFYRNLTLIAGLRYENYNMNYRAQFTFVTHNVYGDAISTKVGTADVPDDYYNVDRYDINYFPNVHLKYQVNDWSDIRIAFTNSIVRPDYSAIIPKMTVFPGNNYVIGNPKLKPTTATNLDVIASFYSNVIGLFTVNGFYKELENAQYRTGIYYGNIGLYGDNVFMPDSALLWNNFNYKTKSSDIVNTSLNNPNLGFIRGVELSWQTNFWYLPQPLNSIVLNVNYTKSGSNIDYRIIRNIPKTVPDPNNPRKTITYFTTSDTVYSGRLVQQADDVVNIALGVDYKGFSSRLSFNMRGNVLNYVGTRPEETSYTGNIYRWDFTIKQDLPLKGLSLSLNGLNIFHNGIESFRKFRLTKDAPITENLESVLYGPSIYQLNLRYNF, from the coding sequence ATGAGCATAAACTTTATTATTTATAAAAATAAGCTTATACCGCTTATTTGTCTCATTATCTTTTTTACTATTCCATCAATCATGCTCGCCCAATCCGGTTCCATTAAGGGAAAAGTATTCGACAAATCAACTTCAGAAGATTTATTCGGCGCGAATATACTGGTAAAAGGAACCAGTTTGGGTTCTGCCTCCGATATGGAAGGTAACTATATTATACGAAATATTCCGGTTGGAAAATATACAATTGAGATTTCGTATATAGGTTACAATACACAAACGCTGGAAGTTAACATTGTTGAAAACAAAACTCTGGCTCAGGATTTTTATTTGGAGTTTAAAACTATTGAAAGCGGCACCGTTACTGTAACCGGTCAGGCTTCTGGTCAATTGGAAGCAATTAATAGGCAGTTAACTTCTAATACTATTACAAATGTTGTTTCCTCTGACCAAATCCGCGAATTACCGGATGATAATGCGGCAACAGCCCTTAGCCGTTTGCCTGGTGTTTCTCTTATGAATGGAGATGAAGTTGTTATTCGTGGTGTGGAATCAAAATTAAATCAGGTGCTAATTAATGGCATTCAATTACCATCAACAAATATGGAAACTCGTTCTACAAACCTTGGCTTTATATCGTCAAGTATGATTTCCAGTATTGAAGTTATAAAAGCCATTACACCCGATATGGATGCAAATACTATTGGCGGTGTTATAAATTTAAAACTAATGGAAGCGCCTGCCGACCTCCACTTTGACGTTCTAACACAAGGAAATTATAATTATTCAGATAGAAATTATAACAATTACAAATTTTGGGCTAGTGTAAGTGATAGATTTTTTGAAAATAAATTCGGTGTATTTGTTCAAGCTAACGCTGACCGTTCTGATGGCGGAAATCAAACTGCTTCAATTGCTCTTACTCGAGACGGAAGTAGTAATTTGGCATATGGACAGTCTGCTTATTTAACAAATAGTGCAAATTTCGGTTATTATAGAAGCATTATTGATATTGCCGGCGGTAGTGTTATTATGGATTATAAGCTGCCAAATGGTAAAATTATTCTACAAAATACTTATGCGGGCAATTTTACGGATCAACGCAATAATTCAATTGGACTAGATTTTAATGGTACTGCTGTGCATTATACAGTAGACCGCAATAAATTCGGAAGAGATTTATGGATAAATGCTTTACAAGCTGAAAATAATTTTGGCGACTTTAAAGTTGAAGCAAGTTTAGCTCATTCAAGTACTAATCAATATACAAGGAATGCTTATTCGCCTTGGGGTTCTGGTAATGGCTGGACTGACTTTACTAATAACAGTAGTTTTAAAGCTCCTTTTGGAGTTGGTTCCGATGGTTTACCAATAACATATAATTCAGCAGCTGCTCAGGCTGGGTTAACTTTAGAAAGGACCTATGCAATTTTTGATAATCTTAATGCTGCCGATGCTGATAGTGCGACTTTGGAAGGCTGGGTATCATCTGTTAAAAATAGATTTAATCAGCATTTATATAATACCTCTCTTGATGTTTCCAAACCAGTTAACTTTTCTACGGATATTACCGCAACATTTAAAGCAGGCGGAAAATATGTAAAAACAGTTCGCATTAATGATTTTGACAGAACTTTCTCAGGTTCATCTGATGATGATACATATAATAAGGTAGAAAATTTCTTTCCAATACATAGAGATGCTGAGCATAGAATGAGATTAACTGACGTTTTGGATGATGATTTCGAAAGAGGAAAAAATTATTTAAGTGATCAATATAATTTTAAAAATGGGTTTAAAAATGTTATAAATGCCGATATATATGACGATTGGCTTTACTTAGCTCAAACAGGTTGGGAATCTTCAAAAAAGGAAGATGACAGTTGGAGAGATGATTGGAACGGATCAGAAGCTTTTGCGGCAGGTTATATTATGGGTACTTTTAATTTTTACAGAAACCTTACTTTAATTGCCGGCCTCCGTTATGAAAATTATAACATGAATTATCGTGCTCAATTTACTTTTGTTACACATAATGTTTATGGTGATGCAATTAGTACAAAGGTGGGAACAGCAGATGTTCCAGATGATTATTACAATGTTGATAGATATGATATAAATTACTTCCCAAACGTACACCTAAAATATCAAGTAAATGATTGGTCGGATATTAGAATAGCTTTTACAAATAGTATTGTACGCCCGGATTATTCCGCAATTATTCCTAAAATGACTGTTTTCCCCGGCAATAATTATGTAATTGGTAATCCTAAATTAAAACCGACAACGGCTACAAACTTAGATGTTATCGCTTCTTTTTACAGCAATGTTATTGGTCTTTTTACAGTTAATGGATTCTATAAAGAGTTGGAAAATGCTCAATACCGTACAGGAATATATTATGGAAATATAGGTTTGTATGGCGATAATGTTTTCATGCCCGATTCAGCGCTTTTGTGGAACAATTTCAATTATAAAACTAAATCTTCGGATATTGTAAATACATCGCTGAACAATCCGAACTTAGGTTTTATTAGAGGTGTTGAATTATCTTGGCAAACAAATTTTTGGTATTTACCTCAACCGCTAAATTCCATTGTATTAAATGTGAACTATACAAAATCCGGATCAAATATTGATTATCGCATAATTAGAAATATACCAAAAACGGTTCCAGATCCAAATAATCCCCGCAAAACTATAACATATTTTACAACAAGTGATACTGTTTACAGCGGCAGATTGGTTCAACAAGCGGACGATGTGGTTAATATTGCTCTTGGTGTTGATTATAAAGGATTTTCAAGCCGTTTATCATTTAATATGAGAGGGAATGTGTTAAACTATGTGGGTACAAGACCTGAAGAAACTTCATATACCGGAAATATTTATAGATGGGATTTTACAATAAAACAAGATTTACCGTTAAAGGGATTAAGTTTATCGCTTAATGGGCTAAATATATTCCATAATGGAATTGAATCATTCAGGAAATTTAGGTTAACAAAAGATGCGCCGATAACGGAAAACTTAGAATCAGTTTTATATGGTCCATCAATTTACCAACTTAATTTAAGGTACAATTTTTAA
- a CDS encoding T9SS type A sorting domain-containing protein yields MNQRDAEYTLIHNTLNGIVGVEKVEGLPAKFSLEQNYPNPFNPTTEINFSIPKSGNVTLKIFDAVGQEVATLINEFKPAANYKINFNASNLTTGVYFYRLEANNLLQTKKMLLIK; encoded by the coding sequence ATGAATCAAAGAGATGCAGAATATACTTTAATACATAATACTCTTAATGGAATTGTTGGCGTTGAAAAAGTTGAAGGATTACCGGCTAAATTCAGCTTAGAACAAAATTATCCAAATCCATTTAACCCAACAACAGAAATTAACTTTTCAATTCCAAAATCCGGAAATGTTACATTGAAAATTTTTGATGCCGTTGGTCAAGAAGTTGCTACTTTAATAAATGAATTTAAACCTGCTGCTAACTATAAAATAAATTTCAATGCTTCAAATTTAACAACTGGAGTTTATTTCTATAGATTGGAAGCTAACAACTTATTGCAAACAAAGAAAATGTTGTTAATCAAATAA
- a CDS encoding peptidyl-prolyl cis-trans isomerase, with the protein MPICKTKQLIKAGKYLYLLISFFIIIGCFNNNTDSNYAKEETIIAKIGNDYNVTLSDLKQYIKDWNYIHKFREKDKIYRTALNDLVTNQLKRFDFFDRKLDQNKDLMSKEMRSINGEIINTYFNKEFVSKYVSDSSAAKAYKEMDKEVVCDDILLPVPENTSQQKLDSLKAIALEIEKNISGNLKIDELIKKYSLQKIITRTQKTFTWSQSMNDPLAFVAFQMQTGSTQALYNLDGFHIVKAIATKKIKLQPFEELKEDIISNLRKGYFQTYNDEFNEYRKNLINYSTILWNESGLDQIVKWSNTDKFFGGAYKDTMQNAISSGNNFEILTYNKGKIDLKEFLRLLDEVVMLNPNIQLNSKSVKDFISEAIYDDNVLTASLKMGLDKNIINPYTDNLLVKSKLTYLYNLAIIEGSIPEAAPEALKKFYDEQKDSIFYQLKKINIYTRIYSDKEKAEKEIKDINNGIPFEKISDTWFVKTFIRERDGSLKSYKSIEPPYLADAAFKLELNEVDGPIEFDDIEKGKQYAVIKAIHIMPEKQLTFDEVKGKRIEEEFKNYYRQKISDKVSADLMKKYNVKIFEKELSQAIKAD; encoded by the coding sequence ATGCCAATCTGTAAAACCAAACAACTGATTAAAGCCGGAAAATATCTTTATCTGTTGATATCATTTTTTATAATTATCGGTTGTTTTAATAATAATACTGATTCTAATTACGCTAAAGAAGAAACAATAATTGCTAAAATTGGAAATGATTATAATGTTACGTTAAGTGATTTGAAGCAATATATTAAAGATTGGAATTACATTCATAAATTTAGAGAAAAAGATAAAATTTATAGAACCGCCTTAAATGATTTAGTTACCAATCAATTAAAAAGGTTTGATTTCTTTGACAGAAAATTAGATCAAAACAAAGATTTAATGAGCAAAGAAATGCGTTCAATAAATGGTGAAATAATAAATACTTATTTTAATAAAGAGTTTGTTTCAAAGTATGTAAGTGACAGTTCGGCTGCTAAGGCTTATAAAGAAATGGATAAAGAAGTTGTCTGCGACGATATTTTATTGCCAGTTCCTGAAAATACGTCTCAACAGAAACTTGATTCACTGAAAGCGATAGCATTGGAAATAGAAAAGAATATTAGCGGCAATTTAAAAATAGATGAACTTATTAAAAAATATTCGCTGCAAAAAATAATTACAAGAACACAAAAGACTTTTACTTGGTCGCAAAGTATGAACGATCCGTTAGCTTTTGTTGCATTTCAGATGCAGACTGGCTCAACTCAAGCGCTGTATAATTTAGATGGTTTTCATATAGTAAAAGCAATCGCCACAAAAAAAATAAAATTGCAGCCGTTTGAAGAATTGAAAGAAGATATTATTTCAAATTTAAGAAAGGGATATTTTCAGACATATAATGATGAGTTCAATGAATATAGGAAAAATCTTATAAATTACAGCACTATTTTATGGAATGAAAGCGGATTAGATCAAATAGTTAAGTGGTCCAATACAGATAAATTTTTCGGTGGCGCTTATAAAGATACAATGCAAAACGCAATTTCAAGCGGTAACAATTTCGAAATTCTTACATACAATAAAGGGAAAATTGATTTAAAAGAATTCCTTAGACTGCTGGATGAAGTTGTAATGCTAAATCCAAATATCCAATTAAATTCGAAAAGCGTAAAAGATTTTATTTCTGAAGCCATTTATGATGATAATGTTTTAACGGCATCTCTAAAAATGGGTTTGGATAAAAATATTATTAATCCTTATACGGATAATTTACTTGTTAAAAGTAAACTGACATATTTGTACAATCTCGCAATTATAGAAGGAAGTATTCCCGAAGCAGCACCGGAGGCTTTAAAGAAATTTTATGATGAGCAAAAAGATTCAATTTTCTATCAGTTAAAAAAAATAAATATTTACACCAGAATATATTCCGATAAAGAAAAAGCTGAAAAGGAAATTAAAGATATAAATAACGGTATTCCATTCGAAAAAATTTCTGATACTTGGTTTGTTAAAACATTTATTCGTGAACGGGATGGTTCGCTGAAATCTTATAAAAGTATTGAACCGCCGTATCTTGCCGACGCCGCTTTCAAATTGGAGTTAAATGAAGTTGACGGACCAATAGAATTTGATGATATTGAAAAAGGCAAACAATATGCCGTTATAAAAGCAATTCACATTATGCCGGAAAAACAACTCACATTTGACGAAGTAAAAGGAAAAAGAATAGAAGAAGAATTTAAAAATTACTATCGTCAGAAAATATCCGATAAAGTAAGTGCGGATTTGATGAAAAAATATAATGTCAAAATATTCGAAAAAGAATTATCTCAGGCAATTAAAGCTGATTAG